The proteins below come from a single Iocasia fonsfrigidae genomic window:
- a CDS encoding DUF3100 domain-containing protein produces the protein MDKKVSRKDKPLKTRGRIAVFLKLYLTVFIIIAITEKIGIKSFSLGPGKVVLLPMLFAVVIGILITPDLLGKVFAFLKNLIASEEIELAGSMVMLALLPLGVKYGAIVGPNIVQIIKAGPALLLQELGNLGTVIIALPLALLLGMGREAVGATASICREPTLGIIGEKYGISSPEGTGVLGTYLIGTVFGTIFFGLLGTLSANTGLHPYALAMASGMGSGSMMTAASGSLAEIVPGMRDTVLAYAATSNMLTGVTGLYSVVFLGLPLVNFLYDKLSPIIGRGKEVENGELRGNSHES, from the coding sequence ATGGATAAGAAGGTTTCCAGGAAAGACAAGCCACTTAAAACAAGGGGAAGAATAGCTGTATTTTTGAAATTATATCTAACAGTTTTTATAATCATAGCTATTACTGAGAAGATTGGAATAAAAAGCTTTTCTTTAGGTCCTGGTAAGGTTGTTTTACTGCCGATGCTTTTTGCAGTAGTGATCGGCATCTTAATTACACCTGATTTATTGGGAAAGGTTTTTGCATTTCTAAAAAACCTGATAGCCAGTGAAGAGATAGAACTTGCTGGTTCAATGGTTATGCTGGCACTTTTGCCACTGGGGGTGAAGTACGGGGCTATTGTTGGACCAAATATTGTGCAGATTATAAAGGCAGGTCCAGCCTTACTACTGCAGGAGTTAGGTAACCTTGGTACAGTTATTATTGCCCTTCCACTGGCACTTTTGTTAGGAATGGGCAGGGAAGCAGTTGGGGCAACAGCCAGCATTTGCCGTGAACCTACCCTGGGAATAATTGGGGAAAAATATGGTATATCTTCACCTGAAGGGACAGGTGTTCTGGGGACTTACCTGATTGGAACAGTTTTTGGGACTATCTTTTTTGGACTGCTTGGCACCTTGTCAGCAAATACAGGTCTCCATCCTTATGCTCTGGCTATGGCTTCTGGTATGGGTAGTGGGAGTATGATGACAGCTGCCTCGGGTTCACTTGCTGAAATTGTACCGGGAATGAGAGATACGGTTCTTGCTTATGCAGCGACAAGTAATATGTTAACTGGGGTAACTGGCCTTTATTCAGTTGTTTTTCTTGGTCTACCTCTGGTTAATTTTTTATATGATAAACTTTCACCTATTATTGGTAGAGGTAAAGAGGTAGAAAATGGAGAGTTGAGGGGGAATAGTCATGAATCTTAA
- a CDS encoding extracellular solute-binding protein gives MNLRKRRETIVVVFIMTLIVLFAFAISANGETIRMISMKQAGWTPEEYDQIIQEFKNQNPDVDVELTLVGYDALHDKLITSISSSNPAYDVVLVDDIWVPQFAAAGWLMDVTDKITDNMKEEVYDKAWQIVAYNGREWGLPWLLDQKYLFYNAKLLKEAGIKEPPTTWEELAEQAKIIKEKGIVEYPIIWSWAQIEALICDWVTLLEGNNGDFFTMDNKPAFNSIRGVETLSWMKQTIDNGITNPASLAADEEEVRRIFSQGKAVFALNWVYMYDLLNDPDESNIVDQAKMSLVPVFAAAQESGIKSATITGSMGFAVTNKSPHKELAYKLVEFMTSKDIQTRYADHITPMWKPVMQQNEIIEKHPVIFPIFDKQFPYCYARPKVPYYTEVSKILQTSLQNALVGKVSVQEALDNAAKEVKEIQSRW, from the coding sequence ATGAATTTAAGAAAAAGACGGGAAACTATTGTGGTTGTTTTTATTATGACACTAATTGTTTTATTTGCGTTTGCCATTAGTGCTAATGGGGAAACGATTCGAATGATTAGTATGAAGCAGGCTGGTTGGACACCAGAGGAATATGATCAGATTATTCAAGAGTTTAAGAATCAAAATCCTGATGTTGATGTAGAATTAACATTGGTTGGGTATGATGCTCTACATGATAAACTGATTACTTCTATTTCAAGTTCAAACCCGGCTTATGATGTGGTGCTTGTAGATGATATTTGGGTTCCACAATTTGCAGCAGCAGGTTGGCTGATGGATGTTACAGATAAAATAACAGATAATATGAAAGAAGAGGTATATGATAAAGCCTGGCAAATAGTTGCTTATAATGGTAGGGAATGGGGGCTGCCCTGGTTACTTGATCAAAAATATTTATTTTATAATGCTAAATTATTAAAAGAAGCTGGTATAAAAGAACCTCCAACTACTTGGGAAGAGTTAGCTGAGCAGGCAAAAATTATTAAAGAAAAGGGTATAGTGGAATATCCAATTATCTGGAGTTGGGCTCAGATTGAAGCATTAATTTGTGATTGGGTGACCCTCTTAGAAGGTAATAATGGGGATTTCTTTACTATGGATAATAAACCAGCATTTAATAGTATAAGAGGTGTAGAAACCTTAAGCTGGATGAAGCAGACAATTGATAATGGTATTACCAATCCAGCTAGTTTAGCAGCTGATGAAGAAGAGGTTAGGAGGATTTTTTCTCAAGGTAAAGCAGTGTTTGCTTTGAACTGGGTCTATATGTATGATTTATTAAATGATCCCGATGAATCAAATATAGTTGATCAGGCAAAAATGTCTTTAGTTCCGGTTTTTGCTGCTGCTCAGGAAAGTGGTATTAAGAGTGCAACTATCACAGGATCAATGGGTTTTGCTGTGACTAATAAATCTCCACATAAAGAGCTTGCTTATAAGTTAGTTGAGTTTATGACTAGTAAGGATATTCAAACTAGATATGCTGATCACATTACCCCAATGTGGAAACCTGTGATGCAACAGAATGAAATAATTGAAAAACACCCAGTTATATTCCCAATTTTTGATAAACAGTTTCCCTATTGTTATGCTAGACCAAAAGTGCCTTATTATACAGAGGTATCAAAGATATTGCAGACTTCATTACAGAATGCTCTAGTAGGTAAGGTTTCTGTGCAAGAGGCATTAGATAATGCTGCTAAGGAAGTAAAGGAGATTCAGAGTAGATGGTAG
- a CDS encoding carbohydrate ABC transporter permease, producing the protein MRKYSKGIKIFGYLMMIIVVIWILAPVYWLVISSLSTQADLLVKPPDWIPDHITFKNYLSIFGDEQSVSQTASMFTKALYNSIFVSFFVTLISLLVGTLASYAFARLNFKGKKIGMLAIIATRMIPVVSLIIPIYILLNKLSLLDNKFSLIVVYLSFTLPFVVYIMSGFFQGIPHELEEAARIDGCSRIEALIRVILPLSGPGIAAVSIFSFLLAWDQFFYALILTNSYASKTVPVAITEFTGRHTINYTAMTTGGVLAAIPPMIIVIIFQRLIIKGLTSGAVKG; encoded by the coding sequence ATGAGAAAGTATTCAAAAGGTATAAAAATATTCGGCTATTTAATGATGATTATTGTAGTAATTTGGATTTTAGCACCAGTTTATTGGCTGGTAATATCAAGCTTATCAACTCAAGCTGATTTACTTGTTAAGCCACCTGACTGGATACCTGATCATATAACTTTTAAAAACTATTTAAGTATTTTTGGTGATGAACAATCAGTTTCACAAACTGCCAGTATGTTTACAAAGGCTTTGTATAACAGTATATTTGTTTCTTTTTTTGTTACATTAATAAGTCTTTTAGTAGGTACTCTGGCATCTTATGCCTTTGCCCGCTTAAATTTCAAGGGCAAAAAAATAGGTATGTTAGCCATCATAGCTACCAGAATGATACCTGTAGTTAGTTTGATTATTCCTATATATATTTTATTAAATAAGTTAAGTCTATTGGATAATAAATTTTCCTTAATAGTTGTTTACTTATCATTTACTCTTCCTTTTGTAGTATATATTATGAGTGGTTTTTTTCAGGGTATTCCCCATGAATTAGAAGAGGCTGCCAGGATTGATGGCTGTTCAAGAATAGAAGCCCTAATTAGAGTAATTTTACCATTGTCAGGACCAGGTATTGCAGCTGTATCTATCTTTTCGTTTTTATTAGCCTGGGACCAATTTTTTTATGCTTTAATTTTAACAAACAGCTATGCATCTAAAACAGTACCAGTTGCTATAACAGAGTTCACGGGGCGTCATACAATTAATTATACTGCGATGACAACAGGAGGTGTATTGGCTGCCATTCCACCGATGATTATAGTAATTATTTTTCAGAGATTAATTATTAAAGGACTTACTTCAGGAGCTGTAAAAGGATAA
- a CDS encoding ROK family transcriptional regulator, with product MEIKNSKELKKYNRYIILNQIIERQPISRTELAEILNVSHTTISQLVKELIEEDLVVESYTKSTGGRPPKILSFKGYNKYIITLSFKETVISLAIFDLNFKLLHAEKINVKDNELTGLIEVIGDVLERLILEKKIKKKQILAMGISVPGIYKDNQDLIISSTAPYLNGQSLMKKIKNKVDFCPVFIQNDANIAVHYEWNYMLKKRYDNLIFIYIGDGIGSGIIIGNKLYSGSHGNAGELGHMQVKSTGKRCICGGTGCLEMLSSIKAIENEFKEKVYFTIDEIIKGYLSGEEKCKRVIDRAVKYFARALSSMVSFFDPEIIILGDFHNLYRGKIKDKLEEEMKKSHIFCVEDRPELILRNDRGDYQFSALYIYVFEHWKKEI from the coding sequence ATGGAGATAAAGAATTCTAAAGAATTAAAGAAGTATAACCGTTATATAATACTGAATCAAATAATTGAACGACAACCGATTTCTAGAACAGAATTAGCAGAAATATTAAATGTTTCTCATACTACTATTTCTCAACTTGTTAAAGAGTTAATAGAAGAGGATTTGGTTGTTGAATCATATACAAAATCTACTGGAGGAAGACCTCCAAAGATATTAAGTTTTAAAGGATATAACAAATATATTATTACATTGAGTTTTAAAGAGACTGTTATTTCTTTGGCTATATTTGACTTAAACTTTAAATTATTACATGCTGAAAAAATAAATGTTAAAGATAATGAGTTGACAGGTTTAATAGAAGTAATAGGGGATGTTTTAGAGAGACTGATCTTAGAAAAAAAGATTAAAAAGAAGCAAATACTTGCTATGGGAATTTCAGTACCAGGTATTTATAAGGACAATCAGGATCTTATCATTAGCTCAACAGCTCCGTATCTTAATGGCCAAAGTTTAATGAAAAAAATAAAAAACAAGGTTGATTTCTGTCCTGTCTTTATACAAAATGATGCTAATATTGCTGTACATTATGAATGGAATTATATGTTAAAGAAGCGGTATGATAATTTGATTTTTATCTATATAGGGGATGGTATTGGAAGTGGTATAATCATTGGCAATAAGTTGTACTCTGGAAGCCATGGTAATGCTGGTGAACTTGGCCATATGCAGGTTAAATCAACGGGCAAAAGGTGTATTTGTGGGGGTACAGGTTGTTTGGAAATGCTCTCTTCTATTAAAGCAATTGAAAATGAATTTAAAGAAAAAGTATATTTTACGATTGATGAGATTATTAAAGGTTATCTATCGGGTGAGGAGAAGTGTAAAAGGGTAATAGATAGAGCTGTGAAATACTTTGCTAGGGCATTATCTAGTATGGTTAGTTTTTTTGATCCAGAAATAATAATATTGGGTGATTTTCATAATCTTTATAGAGGAAAAATTAAAGATAAATTGGAAGAGGAGATGAAAAAATCACATATTTTTTGTGTTGAGGACCGTCCTGAACTAATTTTGCGTAATGATAGAGGGGATTACCAATTTTCCGCTTTATATATCTATGTCTTTGAACACTGGAAAAAAGAAATTTAA
- a CDS encoding carbohydrate ABC transporter permease, with protein MNYKRIKNKIEHDEGLLGWIFILPAILIIVAIIFYPILRTLWLSLTSYSLAYPWRNKFVGLGNYLDFFSSAKFWATIGRTAYFTFSSTGLEIILGIAIAMLINMHLKGWRFLRTIVLIPWAVPTVVNAIIWKWIYNAEYGALNGLLQSLHIIDKYQSWLSVPWRAMNMVILADIWKCTPFIVLMISASLATMPEELYEAGEIDGTSRWQSFKYITLPLLKPAIMVSLVIRTVEAFKAFDIIYVLTNGGPANGTQIISYMTYLESFSFLNMGRGSALSFIVSIFILILAIIYIKILYTEDGV; from the coding sequence ATGAACTATAAGAGAATAAAAAATAAAATTGAACATGATGAAGGTCTACTCGGGTGGATATTTATTTTACCAGCAATTTTAATAATTGTGGCGATCATATTTTATCCTATTTTAAGAACCCTCTGGTTAAGTTTAACTTCTTATTCACTTGCTTACCCCTGGAGGAACAAATTTGTGGGACTGGGCAATTATCTTGATTTTTTTTCTTCTGCAAAGTTTTGGGCAACTATTGGTCGAACAGCTTATTTTACTTTCAGTTCTACTGGTCTAGAAATAATACTAGGGATTGCTATTGCTATGTTAATTAATATGCATCTTAAGGGTTGGAGATTTTTACGTACGATTGTGCTTATCCCGTGGGCTGTTCCAACAGTAGTAAATGCAATTATATGGAAGTGGATTTATAATGCTGAATATGGGGCTTTAAACGGGCTGCTCCAGTCACTACATATTATTGATAAATACCAGAGTTGGTTGTCAGTACCCTGGCGGGCAATGAATATGGTTATCTTGGCTGATATTTGGAAGTGTACACCTTTTATTGTTTTGATGATTAGCGCTTCACTGGCTACAATGCCTGAAGAACTATATGAAGCAGGAGAGATAGATGGGACTTCTCGCTGGCAGAGTTTTAAATATATCACCTTACCATTATTGAAACCAGCTATTATGGTTTCACTGGTTATTAGAACAGTTGAGGCCTTCAAAGCCTTTGATATTATTTATGTTTTAACTAATGGTGGGCCAGCTAATGGTACACAAATAATAAGTTATATGACTTATCTGGAATCATTTAGTTTTTTAAATATGGGTAGGGGGTCAGCCTTATCTTTTATAGTATCTATTTTTATATTAATTTTAGCAATAATCTATATTAAAATTTTATATACTGAGGATGGGGTATAA
- a CDS encoding SDR family NAD(P)-dependent oxidoreductase yields the protein MSVLDKFRLNNKVAIITGAAQGLGKSIAKGMAEAGARIVIVDKNYEKGSKTAQEIAEIGVETLACQADVTKEDQLKMMLAEVLEQFGQVDILVNNAGICKHIAAEDMILEDWQEVVDINLTAVFLCSKLVALYMLGNQQKGSIINMASMSAYIVNYPQAQSSYNASKAGVIHLTKSLAAEWATAGIRVNAIAPGYMATEMTKEDVQNKPEITRKYWITPTPMKRMGQPEELQGAAVYLASEASSFMTGNTMIIDGGYTIY from the coding sequence ATGAGTGTATTGGATAAATTTCGCTTAAATAATAAGGTGGCAATTATAACTGGAGCAGCTCAGGGTTTAGGTAAATCAATAGCTAAGGGAATGGCTGAAGCAGGAGCCAGGATAGTAATTGTAGATAAAAATTATGAAAAGGGCAGTAAAACGGCCCAGGAGATAGCAGAGATTGGTGTAGAAACACTGGCCTGCCAGGCTGATGTAACTAAAGAAGATCAGCTTAAAATGATGTTAGCAGAAGTACTGGAACAGTTTGGTCAGGTAGATATTCTGGTCAATAATGCTGGTATTTGTAAACATATAGCAGCAGAAGATATGATCCTGGAAGACTGGCAGGAGGTAGTGGATATCAATTTAACTGCTGTCTTTTTATGTTCAAAGCTAGTAGCTCTCTATATGTTAGGGAATCAACAGAAGGGTTCGATTATCAATATGGCTTCTATGTCTGCTTATATTGTCAACTATCCACAGGCTCAGTCTTCTTATAATGCTTCTAAAGCCGGGGTTATTCATTTAACAAAGTCTCTAGCAGCAGAATGGGCAACAGCAGGTATTAGGGTCAATGCTATAGCCCCTGGTTATATGGCAACTGAGATGACTAAAGAAGATGTACAGAATAAGCCAGAAATAACCAGGAAATATTGGATAACCCCTACTCCTATGAAACGCATGGGACAGCCTGAAGAACTTCAAGGTGCAGCTGTTTATTTAGCATCCGAAGCCTCCAGTTTTATGACTGGTAATACTATGATTATTGATGGCGGCTATACTATTTATTGA
- a CDS encoding SIS domain-containing protein, translated as MSDPMKNDIISQPEFLKKLMKQYIKDDFFSNELKKAATCLKESKGPILFIGMGSSYFATIPAVNRLCANRQFAFNPPTDELLHYQLPVIDESFTIVAVSQSGESIETKKVVERIKDKCRVIAITNNPQSTIAKLANINLPIFAGEEATISTKTFTNTLLLLDMLVDSIFSESVDGYCNLINDFDVLAAEIDVLLSQSPSLYDKLAKFNKLTLIARGNSLAAAKMGGLICKEGTGLQPAAISGGAFRHGPLEIAGPDHAAIILADTKDKTFDLMLKLAKELFDFGSKVIFVTDQINKDNYSFNYIKLNKYQHLNTLFSFSIVIQILTREIALRQGRIPGKLNKISKVTRVE; from the coding sequence ATGAGTGATCCTATGAAAAACGATATTATATCACAACCAGAGTTTTTAAAAAAATTAATGAAACAGTATATCAAGGATGATTTTTTTTCAAATGAATTAAAAAAAGCAGCCACTTGCTTAAAAGAAAGTAAAGGACCAATTCTTTTTATAGGTATGGGGAGTTCTTATTTTGCTACAATTCCAGCAGTGAATCGATTGTGTGCTAATAGACAATTTGCTTTTAATCCACCAACTGATGAATTACTTCATTATCAATTACCAGTAATTGATGAAAGCTTTACCATAGTAGCTGTATCTCAATCAGGTGAAAGTATAGAAACTAAAAAAGTTGTGGAAAGAATAAAGGATAAATGTAGAGTTATTGCTATAACTAACAATCCACAAAGTACAATTGCTAAATTGGCTAACATTAATCTGCCTATTTTTGCAGGGGAAGAGGCAACTATCTCTACTAAAACATTTACTAATACCTTATTGTTATTGGACATGCTAGTAGATAGTATTTTTTCAGAAAGTGTTGATGGATATTGCAATCTAATAAATGATTTTGATGTTTTAGCAGCAGAAATTGATGTATTATTGTCTCAATCACCTAGTTTATATGACAAATTAGCTAAATTTAACAAGTTGACTTTAATTGCCCGGGGAAATAGTCTAGCTGCTGCTAAAATGGGTGGTTTAATTTGTAAAGAGGGTACGGGACTACAACCTGCTGCTATTTCAGGAGGTGCTTTTCGACATGGACCTTTAGAAATTGCTGGTCCTGATCATGCAGCTATTATTTTAGCAGATACAAAAGATAAAACTTTTGACTTGATGCTTAAGCTAGCAAAAGAATTATTTGATTTTGGTTCTAAAGTAATTTTTGTGACAGATCAGATTAATAAAGATAACTATAGTTTTAACTATATAAAATTAAATAAATATCAACATTTAAATACTTTATTTTCTTTTTCAATTGTTATACAGATTTTGACAAGGGAAATTGCACTTAGGCAGGGAAGGATACCAGGTAAACTAAATAAGATTTCTAAGGTTACCCGGGTTGAGTAG
- the cysD gene encoding sulfate adenylyltransferase subunit CysD, with protein sequence MNNLTHLDQLEAEAIYIIREVAAECEKPVMLYSIGKDSSVMLHLAMKAFYPEKPPFPFMHVDTTWKFREMIEFRDRKAEELGIEMIVHTNMEGVAKGINPFDHGPAYTDIMKTQALKQGLDKYGFTAAFGGGRRDEEKSRAKERIFSFRNSAHAWDPKNQRPEMWKLYNTRINKGESIRVFPLSNWTEKDIWQYIRRENIDIVPLYFAKERPVVYRDGNIIMVDDDRMRFLAGEEVVIKKVRFRTLGCYPLTGGVESEADTLDKIIAETLGAVSSERTSRVIDQEEAASMERRKREGYF encoded by the coding sequence ATGAATAACCTAACACACCTTGATCAGCTTGAAGCCGAAGCGATCTATATCATTAGGGAAGTTGCTGCAGAATGTGAGAAACCAGTAATGCTTTATAGTATCGGGAAAGACAGCTCTGTGATGTTACACCTGGCCATGAAGGCCTTTTACCCTGAAAAACCACCTTTTCCCTTTATGCATGTTGATACTACCTGGAAGTTTAGGGAGATGATAGAGTTCAGGGATAGAAAGGCAGAGGAATTAGGTATTGAAATGATTGTCCATACCAATATGGAAGGTGTTGCAAAGGGAATTAACCCCTTTGACCATGGTCCTGCCTATACAGATATTATGAAAACCCAGGCCTTAAAACAGGGCCTCGATAAATATGGTTTTACAGCTGCCTTTGGTGGGGGTAGAAGGGATGAAGAGAAATCCAGGGCTAAAGAAAGGATTTTTTCTTTTAGGAATTCTGCCCATGCCTGGGACCCAAAGAACCAGCGCCCTGAAATGTGGAAACTTTATAACACCAGAATTAACAAAGGTGAGAGTATAAGGGTTTTTCCTCTCTCAAACTGGACTGAAAAAGATATCTGGCAATATATCAGGAGAGAAAACATCGATATCGTCCCCCTGTATTTTGCTAAAGAAAGACCGGTAGTCTATCGTGACGGAAATATTATTATGGTAGATGATGATAGAATGAGGTTTTTAGCAGGGGAAGAGGTAGTTATAAAAAAAGTTCGTTTTAGAACCCTCGGCTGTTACCCTCTGACTGGTGGTGTGGAATCAGAAGCAGATACCCTGGATAAGATTATAGCAGAAACCCTGGGTGCTGTTTCCTCTGAAAGAACTAGCCGGGTAATCGATCAGGAAGAAGCTGCCAGTATGGAAAGGCGTAAGAGGGAGGGGTATTTCTAA
- the cysC gene encoding adenylyl-sulfate kinase yields the protein MKSLLKFITCGSVDDGKSTLIGHMLYDAKLLFADQEKALELDSKVGSREGEIDYSLLLDGLMAEREQGITIDVAYRYFTTDHRSFIVADTPGHEQYTRNMAVGASFADLAVILVDASQGVLVQTKRHTRICSLMGIKHFVLAVNKMDLIHYDKHRFEEIKAEFLRLTASFDIESIELIPVSATEGDNITEKSINTSWYKGLPLLSYLEQIDVREIVDKDSFIMPVQRVSRPNHTFRGYQGQIESGQISVGDELSTLPANEKARVKSILVTDQESDSATSGQPVTIQLNREVDVSRGCVLLKGKDLKPADMFTATILWMDDIDLVAGRNYLIKVGTRILPATIMNIKHKIDIDTGKRIPADRLFKNEMALCDISLAEKVVFDKFKNNKALGGFILIDRISNMTSACGIIEHPLRRSTNVVWQNTDVSREIRAEQKGQKPLTLWFTGLSGSGKSTLANEVEKRLLAMGKHTMLLDGDNIRHGLNKNLGFKELDRVENIRRIAEVAKLMNDAGLITITSFISPYEKDRENAREIIGEEFIEIFVSTPLEECEKRDVKGLYKKARIGEIPNFTGISSPYEKPVSPHIEIDTSQYTIEEATDTLINQIIKYLE from the coding sequence ATGAAGAGCTTACTGAAGTTTATTACCTGTGGGAGTGTAGATGACGGCAAATCTACCTTGATTGGACATATGCTCTATGATGCCAAATTACTATTTGCTGATCAGGAGAAGGCCTTAGAACTGGATAGTAAGGTTGGTAGTAGAGAGGGTGAGATAGACTATTCCCTTCTGCTGGACGGGTTAATGGCTGAAAGGGAACAGGGGATTACTATTGATGTAGCCTATAGATATTTTACGACAGACCATAGGTCATTTATAGTGGCAGATACCCCAGGACATGAGCAGTACACACGGAATATGGCAGTAGGGGCTTCTTTTGCTGACTTGGCTGTTATCCTGGTAGATGCCAGCCAGGGAGTGCTAGTGCAGACCAAGCGACATACCCGGATCTGTTCTTTAATGGGAATCAAACATTTTGTCCTTGCTGTTAATAAAATGGATCTAATCCATTATGATAAACATCGTTTTGAAGAGATTAAGGCTGAGTTTTTAAGGCTTACTGCTAGTTTTGATATAGAGAGTATTGAGCTTATCCCTGTTTCGGCTACAGAAGGGGATAACATAACAGAGAAATCTATTAATACCTCCTGGTATAAAGGTCTTCCCTTACTATCTTACTTAGAACAGATCGATGTAAGAGAAATTGTTGATAAGGATAGTTTTATAATGCCAGTACAGAGGGTAAGCCGGCCCAATCATACCTTCAGGGGTTACCAGGGCCAGATTGAGTCAGGCCAGATTTCAGTAGGGGATGAGCTCTCTACCCTGCCTGCTAATGAAAAGGCCAGAGTAAAGAGTATCCTGGTGACAGACCAGGAAAGCGATTCAGCTACTTCTGGGCAACCTGTTACCATTCAACTTAACCGGGAAGTGGATGTATCCAGGGGTTGTGTTCTACTTAAAGGTAAAGACCTTAAACCAGCAGATATGTTTACAGCTACCATACTCTGGATGGATGATATTGACCTTGTAGCTGGCCGGAACTACCTGATAAAAGTAGGTACCAGGATCCTTCCGGCAACGATTATGAATATTAAGCATAAGATTGATATTGATACAGGCAAACGTATTCCGGCAGACCGGCTTTTTAAAAATGAAATGGCCTTATGTGATATTTCTTTAGCTGAAAAGGTGGTTTTTGATAAATTCAAAAATAACAAGGCCTTAGGTGGTTTTATACTGATTGATAGAATCAGTAATATGACTTCAGCCTGTGGTATAATTGAACACCCTTTAAGGAGGTCTACTAATGTTGTCTGGCAGAATACCGATGTTAGCAGGGAAATCAGGGCAGAACAAAAAGGGCAGAAGCCACTAACTCTCTGGTTTACCGGTCTCTCGGGTTCAGGCAAATCGACACTGGCCAATGAAGTAGAAAAAAGGCTGCTTGCTATGGGTAAACATACCATGCTTTTAGATGGTGATAATATCAGACACGGTCTTAATAAGAATCTGGGTTTTAAGGAATTGGACCGTGTTGAAAACATTAGGAGGATTGCTGAGGTTGCTAAATTGATGAACGATGCTGGCCTTATTACCATTACTTCTTTCATTTCGCCTTATGAAAAAGACAGGGAGAATGCCAGGGAAATCATTGGGGAAGAATTTATTGAAATCTTTGTCAGTACCCCATTAGAAGAATGTGAAAAAAGGGATGTTAAGGGATTATATAAGAAGGCCAGGATAGGGGAAATCCCTAACTTTACTGGGATATCCAGTCCCTATGAAAAGCCAGTTAGTCCCCATATTGAGATTGATACCAGCCAGTATACCATTGAAGAAGCTACAGATACTCTTATTAACCAGATTATTAAATATCTGGAATAA
- a CDS encoding inorganic phosphate transporter, which produces MIHVILIPLFAAVFLAINMGGSCVAAAFSSSYGANLIRKDLIPGLFGGFVLLGALFSGGKVNRTIGGGIVAEAHFTIAITTIMLLSIALSILLANLLRVPQSTSQSTVFALMGMGTYLADINTRKLILEIVPAWFYLPVLSFLFTFILGRFIYKPISDKKIVNFATIRKHPLIKYSVILSSCYVAYAIGANNVANASGPIFSLLNNIIDAANMQILIIIMAVLIIASWFGIGASIFSSRVLETTGKKIINFGPLGALSISVVTGSLLIFASVYGGIPAALAQLNVGAILGLGVYKEGFRNTFNKKTVKKIFVVWVIAPVMAFIIAYLLMSIYGMM; this is translated from the coding sequence ATGATACATGTGATTTTAATACCACTGTTTGCGGCAGTATTTCTGGCGATTAATATGGGTGGAAGTTGTGTTGCAGCTGCTTTTTCATCTTCATATGGAGCAAACCTAATCAGGAAGGATTTAATTCCTGGTTTATTCGGGGGCTTTGTTCTGTTAGGAGCACTATTTTCCGGTGGGAAGGTAAACCGGACTATCGGTGGAGGCATTGTAGCTGAGGCTCATTTTACAATAGCTATAACAACAATAATGTTACTTTCTATTGCTTTATCTATTCTCCTGGCCAATCTTTTAAGAGTACCTCAATCCACCAGTCAATCAACTGTTTTTGCCTTAATGGGTATGGGAACATATCTTGCTGATATTAATACTCGGAAACTAATTCTGGAGATTGTACCAGCATGGTTTTATCTCCCGGTACTTTCTTTTCTCTTTACATTTATTTTAGGTAGGTTTATCTATAAGCCGATCAGTGATAAAAAGATAGTAAACTTTGCTACTATTCGAAAACACCCCCTTATCAAGTATTCGGTTATTTTAAGCTCCTGTTATGTAGCTTATGCCATTGGGGCAAACAATGTAGCCAATGCCAGTGGGCCGATATTTTCACTACTAAACAACATTATAGATGCAGCAAATATGCAGATACTGATTATTATTATGGCAGTTTTAATAATTGCCTCCTGGTTTGGAATAGGGGCTTCAATTTTTAGTAGTCGTGTTTTAGAAACAACTGGAAAGAAGATTATTAACTTTGGCCCTTTAGGTGCACTCTCTATTTCTGTAGTGACAGGCAGTTTGCTAATTTTTGCTTCTGTTTATGGAGGTATTCCTGCAGCACTGGCCCAACTCAATGTCGGGGCCATACTTGGCTTGGGGGTATATAAGGAGGGTTTTAGGAATACTTTTAATAAAAAAACCGTAAAAAAAATTTTTGTGGTCTGGGTTATTGCACCAGTAATGGCATTCATTATTGCCTATTTATTGATGAGTATTTATGGTATGATGTGA